A genomic window from Cucumis melo cultivar AY chromosome 8, USDA_Cmelo_AY_1.0, whole genome shotgun sequence includes:
- the LOC103484753 gene encoding L-ascorbate oxidase homolog: protein MEKQGLLRLIFGALALLSVSLVNAENPYRFYTWTVTYGTISPLGVPQQVILINGQFPGPKLEVVTNDNIILNLFNKLDEPLLLTWNGIKQRKNSWQDGVVGTNCPIPPNSNYTYSFQTKDQIGSFAYFPSTQFHKAAGGFGALNVYQRPRIPIPYPIQDGDFTLLIGDWYKTSHKSLQESLDSGGSLPLPDGVLINGQTHSTFTGDQGKTYMFRISNVGLSTSLNFRIQGHKMKLVEVEGSHTLQNLYDSLDVHVGQSLSVLVTLDQAPKDYYIVASTRFTKTVLTATAVLHYSNSNSPVSGPLPAGPTTEVDWSVKQARTFRWNLTANAARPNPQGSFHYGKIIPTKTIVLATSAALINGKQRYAINRVSYVNSDTPLKLADYFNIPGVFSVDSLQSLPSDGPAFIATSVLPTALHDFVEIVFQNNENTVQSFHLDGYDFWVVGYGYGQWSQDSRNSYNLVDALTRHTAQVYPNSWTTILVSLDNQGMWNLRSSIWERQYLGQQFYLRVWTPTQSLANEYNIPSNALLCGKAVGRHR, encoded by the exons ATGGAGAAACAGGGTTTGCTTAGACTGATTTTTGGAGCTTTGGCTTTGCTGAGTGTTTCATTAGTGAATGCTGAAAACCCATATAGGTTTTACACTTGGACTGTGACATATGGGACTATCTCTCCTCTGGGTGTTCCTCAACAG gtaATCCTCATCAATGGTCAGTTTCCTGGCCCTAAACTAGAAGTAGTGACCAATGACAATATCATCCTTAATCTTTTCAACAAGCTGGATGAGCCTTTGTTGCTTACATG GAATGGGATCAAGCAAAGGAAAAACTCATGGCAAGATGGAGTGGTTGGGACCAATTGTCCAATTCCTCCAAACTCCAATTATACTTATTCTTTCCAAACCAAAGATCAGATCGGATCTTTTGCATACTTCCCTTCAACTCAATTTCACAAAGCTGCTGGTGGATTTGGTGCCCTAAATGTTTACCAGAGACCAAGAATTCCAATCCCCTATCCTATTCAAGATGGAGATTTTACTCTTCTTATTGGTGATTGGTACAAGACCAGTCATAAG TCCCTTCAAGAATCTCTAGATTCAGGAGGATCTCTTCCTTTGCCTGATGGTGTCCTTATTAATGGACAAACTCATAGTACTTTCACTGGCGATCAAG GTAAAACTTACATGTTCAGGATCTCAAATGTGGGTTTGTCAACATCTCTTAACTTCAGGATTCAAGGACATAAAATGAAGTTAGTTGAGGTTGAAGGATCTCATACTCTACAGAACTTATATGACTCTCTTGATGTTCATGTTGGTCAATCTTTATCGGTTCTAGTCACCTTAGATCAGGCCCCCAAGGACTATTACATCGTTGCGTCAACACGCTTTACTAAAACTGTACTCACAGCAACTGCAGTGTTACATTACTCAAATTCCAATTCACCTGTTTCTGGACCTCTACCTGCTGGTCCTACCACCGAAGTAGATTGGTCTGTTAAGCAAGCCAGAACTTTCAG GTGGAACTTAACAGCAAATGCAGCTAGGCCTAATCCACAGGGCTCTTTCCATTATGGGAAGATTATCCCAACAAAGACAATTGTTTTGGCAACTTCGGCTGCTTTAATTAATGGAAAACAGCGATACGCCATCAATCGGGTCTCATATGTTAATTCTGATACCCCCCTAAAGCTTGCTGATTACTTCAACATCCCTGGTGTCTTCTCTGTAGATTCCCTCCAGAGCCTTCCCTCTGATGGCCCTGCCTTCATTGCTACTTCTGTATTACCGACGGCTCTCCACGATTTTGTTGAAATTGTTTTCCAGAACAATGAGAATACCGTGCAATCCTTCCACCTTGATGGTTACGATTTCTGGGTGGTTGG GTATGGCTATGGACAATGGAGTCAAGACAGTAGAAACTCCTACAATTTAGTAGATGCTCTAACCAGACACACCGCACAG GTGTATCCTAATTCATGGACAACCATATTAGTGTCATTGGACAACCAAGGGATGTGGAATTTGAGGTCTTCAATCTGGGAAAGACAGTATCTTGGCCAACAATTCTATCTCAGAGTCTGGACTCCAACTCAGAGTCTTGCCAATGAATATAACATCCCTTCGAATGCCTTGTTATGTGGCAAGGCTGTGGGACGACATCGATGA
- the LOC103484755 gene encoding uncharacterized protein LOC103484755 isoform X2, producing MVDELGEDFKLRYSDQTLKLKILINKGKQLIEECNYVAIQSTLSRYSKIPRYTKKLRRLDAELKRAESNLRLELCVQQMKLQALENNYNNGGRRGRIRDRAKLFVTNILDNLFRGESGINNNEYKIKLPLLFYHDRRLKGKAGANFVDAFVGRAVEHIKDDPKEGIEGKIEEKIKKWGEGRFEKIFHRTFETTIVAAEEKLQIWFACNLSTTREKGENIETVAAAGVLFVSSAKLAFCSLKPTPVLHSSTVNTQSLYLKVVIPFELLKDVEFDGDQKCIRVIAIDDQKFEFMNFRNYNVAKEGIQHIPLAPIWTH from the exons ATG GTGGATGAGCTTGGTGAGGATTTCAAGCTTCGATATTCTGATCAAACCTTGAAGTTGAAGATACTCATAAATAAAGGTAAGCAACTTATTGAAGAATGCAATTATGTTGCCATACAAAGTACTCTCTCCAGGTACTCCAAGATCCCACGTTACACAAAAAAGCTTCGAAGATTGGATGCTGAACTTAAAAGGGCGGAAAGCAATTTGAGGTTGGAATTATGCGTACAACAAATGAAATTACAAGCTTTggaaaataattacaataatggTGGCCGCCGTGGTCGAATTCGTGATCGAGCTAAATTATTTGTAACCAACATCCTCGACAACCTATTTAGGGGCGAGAGTGGGattaataataatgaatatAAAATCAAGCTGCCCTTGCTGTTTTATCACGACAGGAGACTCAAAG GGAAAGCCGGTGCAAATTTTGTTGATGCTTTTGTTGGAAGAGCAGTAGAACACATTAAGGACGACCCAAAGGAAG ggATTGAGGGAAAAATTGAAGAGAAGATAAAGAAGTGGGGGGAAGGTAGATTTGAGAAGATATTTCATCGTACATTTGAAACAACTATTGTAGCAGCCGAAGAAAAACTTCAAATATGGTTTGCTTGTAATTTGTCAACTACAAGAGAGAAAGGTGAAAATATTGAAACAGTAGCAGCAGCTGGTGTTTTATTTGTATCTTCAGCAAAGCTTGCATTCTGCAGTCTCAAACCTACTCCAGTACTACATTCCTCCACTGTTAATACACAATCCCTATATCTCAAG GTAGTTATACCGTTTGAGCTACTAAAAGACGTTGAGTTTGATGGAGATCAAAAATGCATACGAGTCATCGCCATTGATGACCAGAAATTTGAGTTTATGAATTTCCGGAACTACAATGTCGCTAAAGAAGGCATCCAACACATTCCACTCGCACCCATATGGACTCACTAG
- the LOC103484755 gene encoding uncharacterized protein LOC103484755 isoform X1, producing MVGEELLVGAALGALLGELLKRVLNLMEKTVHFKPELEGLKSQVEFLMPLMDQVDELGEDFKLRYSDQTLKLKILINKGKQLIEECNYVAIQSTLSRYSKIPRYTKKLRRLDAELKRAESNLRLELCVQQMKLQALENNYNNGGRRGRIRDRAKLFVTNILDNLFRGESGINNNEYKIKLPLLFYHDRRLKGKAGANFVDAFVGRAVEHIKDDPKEGIEGKIEEKIKKWGEGRFEKIFHRTFETTIVAAEEKLQIWFACNLSTTREKGENIETVAAAGVLFVSSAKLAFCSLKPTPVLHSSTVNTQSLYLKVVIPFELLKDVEFDGDQKCIRVIAIDDQKFEFMNFRNYNVAKEGIQHIPLAPIWTH from the exons ATGGTGGGGGAGGAATTGTTAGTCGGAGCGGCTTTGGGTGCTTTATTGGGGGAGTTGCTGAAAAGGGTTTTGAATTTGATGGAAAAAACCGTTCATTTCAAACCTGAACTTGAAGGACTCAAATCACAGGTTGAGTTTTTAATGCCATTAATGGATCAGGTGGATGAGCTTGGTGAGGATTTCAAGCTTCGATATTCTGATCAAACCTTGAAGTTGAAGATACTCATAAATAAAGGTAAGCAACTTATTGAAGAATGCAATTATGTTGCCATACAAAGTACTCTCTCCAGGTACTCCAAGATCCCACGTTACACAAAAAAGCTTCGAAGATTGGATGCTGAACTTAAAAGGGCGGAAAGCAATTTGAGGTTGGAATTATGCGTACAACAAATGAAATTACAAGCTTTggaaaataattacaataatggTGGCCGCCGTGGTCGAATTCGTGATCGAGCTAAATTATTTGTAACCAACATCCTCGACAACCTATTTAGGGGCGAGAGTGGGattaataataatgaatatAAAATCAAGCTGCCCTTGCTGTTTTATCACGACAGGAGACTCAAAG GGAAAGCCGGTGCAAATTTTGTTGATGCTTTTGTTGGAAGAGCAGTAGAACACATTAAGGACGACCCAAAGGAAG ggATTGAGGGAAAAATTGAAGAGAAGATAAAGAAGTGGGGGGAAGGTAGATTTGAGAAGATATTTCATCGTACATTTGAAACAACTATTGTAGCAGCCGAAGAAAAACTTCAAATATGGTTTGCTTGTAATTTGTCAACTACAAGAGAGAAAGGTGAAAATATTGAAACAGTAGCAGCAGCTGGTGTTTTATTTGTATCTTCAGCAAAGCTTGCATTCTGCAGTCTCAAACCTACTCCAGTACTACATTCCTCCACTGTTAATACACAATCCCTATATCTCAAG GTAGTTATACCGTTTGAGCTACTAAAAGACGTTGAGTTTGATGGAGATCAAAAATGCATACGAGTCATCGCCATTGATGACCAGAAATTTGAGTTTATGAATTTCCGGAACTACAATGTCGCTAAAGAAGGCATCCAACACATTCCACTCGCACCCATATGGACTCACTAG